One Gimesia aquarii DNA segment encodes these proteins:
- a CDS encoding secondary thiamine-phosphate synthase enzyme YjbQ, with translation MKSLTKELWMDIPQRRQIVSIHNDVEQLVEESGVTDGLILINAMHITASVFINDNESGLHADYDRWLEDLAPFDAGSDPDTGGYLHNRTGEDNADAHHKRQIMGREVVVAITDGKLHLGPWEHIFYYEFDGRRRKRILVKIIGE, from the coding sequence ATGAAATCACTCACTAAAGAGCTCTGGATGGATATTCCCCAACGGCGGCAGATTGTTTCTATTCATAATGATGTGGAACAGTTGGTCGAAGAAAGTGGGGTTACCGATGGATTAATACTCATTAACGCAATGCATATCACGGCCTCTGTTTTCATCAACGATAACGAGTCGGGGCTACATGCAGACTATGACCGTTGGCTGGAGGATCTGGCTCCGTTTGATGCGGGCAGTGATCCTGACACCGGTGGTTATCTTCACAATCGGACAGGTGAAGACAACGCCGACGCCCACCACAAACGCCAGATCATGGGTCGTGAAGTTGTTGTTGCGATTACCGATGGTAAACTGCACCTAGGGCCGTGGGAACACATTTTTTATTATGAGTTCGACGGCCGCAGGCGGAAGCGGATATTGGTGAAGATTATTGGGGAGTGA
- a CDS encoding TetR/AcrR family transcriptional regulator produces MLRAKSGRRISTEQRRREILDAALACFLDHGVAGTTIEQIRIASKASHGSIYHLFRSKDEIALTLFVKGMHDYHRKILQALENESTAYGCIRAMITTHLQDVKDDPPLALYLTRLGMADDLGEISEQYRSLNDDYVQSVWPHFEPFVKQGEIVRHSPELYISLIVGPAIHLCRSWLRGRVDQDLLSATNTLVEAAWMSLQPK; encoded by the coding sequence ATGTTACGAGCAAAAAGTGGACGTCGCATCTCGACGGAACAGCGACGGCGTGAAATTCTTGATGCTGCACTAGCCTGTTTTTTAGATCATGGTGTGGCAGGCACCACAATCGAACAAATTCGAATCGCTTCAAAGGCCAGCCACGGTAGCATCTACCATCTGTTTCGCAGCAAGGATGAAATTGCACTCACTCTCTTCGTCAAAGGGATGCATGACTATCATCGAAAGATCTTGCAGGCTTTGGAGAATGAATCTACAGCTTATGGCTGCATTCGTGCCATGATTACCACCCACTTGCAAGATGTGAAAGATGACCCACCGCTGGCCCTTTATCTAACACGACTTGGGATGGCTGACGATCTCGGAGAAATCAGTGAACAATATCGATCATTGAATGACGATTATGTTCAATCCGTTTGGCCACACTTCGAACCGTTTGTCAAGCAGGGTGAGATTGTTCGACATTCTCCAGAACTTTATATTTCATTAATCGTTGGTCCCGCCATTCATTTATGTCGAAGCTGGCTCCGCGGGCGCGTTGATCAGGACCTACTCTCCGCGACCAACACTTTAGTGGAAGCCGCGTGGATGTCGTTGCAGCCAAAATGA
- a CDS encoding Gfo/Idh/MocA family protein, protein MNDAQDSQTSRRKFLHSSASAAVGGALASQIGFPAIASGTGNTETLRIGLIGCGGRGSGAALNALKADNNVELSAMGDVFKDNLESSLNLLQKELPEKIKVPANQRFVGFDAYQKVIDSDVDIVLLATPPGFRPLHLKAAVEGGKHVFIEITAAIDAPGVRSVLKSSELARAKGLTIVSGFCWRYNHSLQATAEQIRAGAIGEVRALYATYYRGALHHKYNGERTSEMTDMEWQIRDWYNYLWLSGDVTLLLSGAHSVDKMSWWLNDVMPTAAVALGSRAIPSEANTFDNGFVVYEYANGIRGFLGCRSQDGCYTSNGDYIIGTKGICKIARTPVIEGETNWRYRGVKNNMYQTEHDELIASIRTGKPINDGTRMARTTMMAILGRMAAYTGKRITWEQALNSEQKLVPDELDWDLKIDQPPLAVPGLTRFI, encoded by the coding sequence ATGAATGATGCACAAGATTCCCAAACGTCGCGTCGAAAATTTCTACATTCATCGGCTTCTGCTGCGGTAGGCGGGGCATTGGCTTCTCAGATTGGTTTTCCGGCTATCGCCTCTGGTACGGGGAATACCGAAACACTCCGGATCGGGCTGATTGGCTGTGGTGGACGCGGGTCTGGAGCTGCTTTAAATGCCTTGAAAGCCGACAATAATGTTGAACTCTCTGCTATGGGTGATGTTTTCAAAGACAATCTTGAATCGAGCTTGAACCTGCTTCAAAAGGAACTACCGGAAAAAATAAAAGTGCCTGCGAATCAACGATTTGTCGGCTTTGATGCCTATCAGAAAGTGATTGACAGCGACGTCGATATTGTGTTGCTGGCCACGCCACCTGGTTTTCGACCTTTGCATCTTAAAGCTGCTGTTGAAGGTGGCAAACATGTGTTTATTGAAATCACTGCTGCAATCGACGCCCCCGGCGTTCGTTCTGTGCTGAAGTCGTCTGAGTTGGCCCGGGCAAAAGGCCTCACAATCGTCTCTGGATTTTGCTGGCGATATAATCATAGTCTTCAGGCAACAGCAGAACAGATTCGTGCAGGCGCTATCGGAGAAGTTCGCGCACTGTACGCCACCTATTATCGTGGTGCACTCCATCATAAATATAATGGAGAACGCACATCTGAAATGACTGATATGGAATGGCAGATTCGCGACTGGTATAACTATCTTTGGCTTTCCGGCGATGTGACCCTCTTGCTTTCTGGCGCACACAGCGTCGATAAAATGTCCTGGTGGCTCAATGATGTCATGCCGACCGCGGCCGTTGCCCTCGGGAGCCGCGCGATTCCCTCTGAAGCAAACACGTTTGATAACGGCTTTGTTGTTTACGAATATGCCAACGGTATTCGAGGATTTCTCGGCTGTCGATCACAGGATGGATGTTATACATCAAACGGAGATTACATCATCGGCACAAAAGGAATTTGCAAAATCGCCCGAACCCCCGTCATTGAGGGGGAAACCAATTGGCGCTATCGTGGCGTGAAAAACAACATGTACCAAACTGAACACGATGAACTCATCGCCTCAATTCGTACCGGAAAGCCGATCAATGATGGCACGAGAATGGCTCGCACAACAATGATGGCCATTTTAGGTAGGATGGCCGCCTACACAGGTAAAAGAATTACATGGGAGCAGGCTCTTAACTCAGAGCAAAAGCTTGTACCTGATGAACTGGACTGGGATCTTAAAATCGATCAACCTCCGTTAGCTGTACCGGGGTTGACAAGGTTTATTTAA
- a CDS encoding 3-deoxy-7-phosphoheptulonate synthase yields MLPIQNVNVHDSIRLVAPKELKETYKRTDKVTQTVGESRENIKRILSGEDQRLIVVVGPCSIHDPQAAVEYAKRLKELSSKVDDHMFLIMRVYFEKPRTTVGWKGLINDPHLDGTFDVSSGLKIARQLLLQIGEIGLPTATEMLEPITPQYIADVISIASIGARTTESPTHRQMASGLSMPVGYKNGTDGSLDVALNAMLAAQSPHSFLGIDADGQTCVINTKGNPWGHLILRGGRSGPNYQREHLKAAADRLRSAGLSPHFLVDCSHANSNKDYRNQGIVWNDVIDQRVAGNETIIGLMLESNLHAGNQKLTDDLSQLQYGVSITDECIDWEETESLILTAHEKLA; encoded by the coding sequence ATGCTACCCATACAAAACGTCAACGTTCATGATTCGATCCGTCTCGTTGCTCCTAAGGAACTCAAAGAGACTTACAAACGTACGGATAAAGTGACTCAGACAGTCGGTGAATCGCGTGAAAATATCAAGCGCATCCTTTCTGGAGAAGACCAGCGACTGATCGTCGTGGTTGGTCCCTGCTCAATTCATGATCCCCAGGCAGCTGTCGAATATGCCAAACGTTTGAAAGAGCTCTCTTCAAAAGTTGACGACCACATGTTTTTGATCATGCGGGTTTATTTCGAAAAACCACGCACCACTGTCGGTTGGAAAGGCCTCATTAATGACCCACATCTGGATGGGACCTTTGATGTTTCCTCTGGTTTAAAGATTGCCCGTCAGTTATTACTCCAAATTGGTGAAATTGGACTTCCTACGGCAACGGAAATGTTGGAACCGATTACACCTCAATATATTGCGGATGTCATTTCGATCGCATCTATTGGTGCACGTACTACAGAATCGCCGACACACCGTCAGATGGCCAGCGGATTATCAATGCCCGTCGGTTATAAGAATGGTACCGATGGCAGTCTGGATGTCGCATTAAATGCCATGCTTGCAGCACAAAGCCCACATAGCTTTCTGGGTATTGATGCAGATGGACAGACCTGTGTTATAAATACCAAAGGAAATCCTTGGGGACATCTGATTTTACGTGGTGGACGCTCTGGGCCAAATTACCAACGGGAACATTTGAAGGCTGCCGCCGATCGACTCAGATCGGCAGGGCTTTCTCCTCATTTTTTGGTCGATTGTAGCCATGCCAATTCCAACAAGGATTATCGTAATCAGGGCATTGTATGGAATGATGTGATTGACCAGCGCGTCGCCGGTAACGAAACAATTATCGGTTTAATGCTGGAAAGCAACCTGCATGCTGGTAACCAAAAACTGACAGACGATCTGTCACAGCTACAGTATGGTGTTTCCATCACTGATGAGTGTATCGACTGGGAAGAAACCGAAAGTTTGATTCTGACTGCCCACGAAAAACTGGCTTAG
- a CDS encoding shikimate kinase, whose product MVPNDNPSARGVVLIGMPGSGKSTVGKLLSEQTGFPFLDTDELIESGESQRLIEIISAHSAEGFRKIESAYVQSIQSAGSIISTGGSVCYSNEAMQHLRSLGTIVWLDVSPEVLEQRISDAFDRGVLIEPGTSLAELYKSRYALYEKYAQIKIDGSKLTPQEVVSQICQQLAF is encoded by the coding sequence ATGGTCCCAAACGACAATCCCTCTGCACGAGGGGTTGTACTCATTGGTATGCCCGGGTCAGGAAAATCGACAGTCGGTAAACTACTGTCTGAACAGACAGGCTTTCCATTCCTTGATACGGATGAATTGATAGAGTCCGGCGAGTCTCAAAGACTTATAGAGATTATCTCCGCGCATTCTGCAGAGGGATTTCGCAAAATTGAGTCTGCGTACGTTCAATCCATTCAATCGGCAGGATCGATCATTTCTACGGGAGGAAGTGTCTGTTATAGTAATGAAGCCATGCAACATCTTCGTTCTCTTGGTACGATAGTATGGCTGGATGTGTCTCCTGAAGTGCTGGAACAACGTATTTCAGATGCCTTTGACCGGGGTGTGTTGATAGAACCAGGAACGAGCCTGGCTGAACTGTATAAGAGTCGATATGCACTTTATGAAAAGTACGCACAAATAAAGATAGATGGCTCCAAACTCACTCCACAGGAAGTGGTCTCCCAAATCTGTCAGCAACTGGCTTTCTAA
- a CDS encoding RNA polymerase sigma factor, which produces MVEKLSPVKFAAKIRCCANDLDDHGVSKLGSLYDLTAHRLIRYAVTVTKNTADAEDAIQATMVRIAMRPKILATAQQPWAYLLRVTRNEALRILQKRKPLQIFSQCKQLWSRDSATVEENDEAQVIRRALKRLPTNQSEVVVLKIWEDMTFAEIANVLDESPNTVASRYRYALQKLDNYLRPTTREDINV; this is translated from the coding sequence ATGGTGGAAAAACTGTCACCTGTCAAGTTTGCCGCAAAGATACGCTGTTGTGCCAACGATCTCGATGATCATGGTGTCAGTAAGTTAGGTTCGCTTTACGATTTAACGGCGCATCGTCTCATCAGGTATGCAGTGACGGTCACAAAGAACACAGCTGATGCAGAGGACGCAATTCAAGCAACAATGGTGCGGATCGCCATGAGACCCAAAATTTTGGCAACGGCACAGCAACCTTGGGCCTATTTATTGAGAGTCACAAGAAACGAAGCATTAAGAATTTTACAAAAACGAAAACCATTACAAATCTTCTCACAGTGCAAACAGCTCTGGTCACGAGATTCTGCAACTGTGGAAGAGAATGACGAGGCACAAGTAATCAGGCGGGCATTAAAACGGCTTCCGACGAACCAGTCGGAAGTTGTCGTTTTAAAGATTTGGGAGGATATGACATTTGCTGAAATTGCCAATGTGCTGGATGAATCGCCCAATACCGTGGCCAGTCGCTATCGTTATGCACTCCAAAAGCTAGATAATTACCTGCGTCCCACGACGCGTGAGGATATCAATGTTTGA
- a CDS encoding GspE/PulE family protein yields the protein MQETLSQHFQEQLPEKAESHPEFVTELVDLILNQAQAINASDIHLLPTENQMRMDWRIDGVLHHVADFSHELAPRITARLKVISHLLTYRTDVPQEGRIRQQGEQAVETRISTFPTLYGEKVVVRLFVGSGQYKHLESLNLPDEILTDLKHLLTQTGGVVLMTGPAGSGKTTTIYACLREIIQQSQGSRSLASLEDPIEVVVPTVAQSQVNPSAGFDMVLGLRSLLRQDPEVIMVGEIRDRETAETVFQASLSGHLVVTTFHAGSAAEAVSRLSDMGIEPYLLRSGLLAILSQRLLRRLCSCAQFSAKEEDRLGLHVEKWKVPTGCSDCGQTGYLGRVVLTEMLQPNHVDVTNAILNRADSSALHQLAVQSGMRTQWDRALQAVNQGITSPAEVRRILGMTRTET from the coding sequence ATGCAGGAGACCTTGTCCCAACACTTTCAAGAGCAGCTTCCTGAAAAAGCAGAGAGCCATCCCGAATTTGTAACTGAGTTGGTAGATTTAATTTTAAATCAGGCTCAAGCCATCAATGCCAGCGATATTCACTTGCTACCCACTGAAAATCAAATGCGTATGGATTGGCGCATCGATGGTGTATTGCATCACGTAGCTGATTTTTCACATGAATTAGCACCACGAATTACCGCACGCTTAAAAGTGATTTCACATTTATTGACATATCGTACCGATGTTCCTCAAGAAGGGCGAATTCGTCAGCAAGGGGAACAAGCGGTGGAAACGCGGATCAGTACTTTCCCCACGCTTTATGGAGAAAAGGTTGTAGTGCGCTTGTTTGTCGGGTCAGGACAGTACAAGCACCTGGAAAGTCTGAACTTGCCTGACGAAATTCTCACAGACTTGAAACACTTACTTACCCAGACCGGTGGAGTCGTCTTGATGACCGGTCCCGCAGGCAGTGGAAAAACAACAACCATCTATGCCTGTTTACGTGAAATTATACAGCAATCGCAGGGTTCAAGAAGTTTGGCTTCACTTGAAGATCCGATTGAAGTCGTTGTGCCTACAGTGGCCCAATCACAGGTGAACCCATCCGCTGGATTTGATATGGTTTTGGGACTGCGATCATTGCTGAGACAGGACCCTGAAGTGATCATGGTTGGAGAAATCCGTGATCGTGAGACGGCAGAAACGGTTTTTCAGGCGTCGCTATCAGGGCATCTGGTTGTGACCACATTTCATGCGGGTAGTGCAGCTGAGGCTGTCAGCCGCCTGTCAGATATGGGAATTGAGCCTTACTTACTACGTAGCGGATTATTAGCAATTCTAAGTCAGCGCCTCTTGAGGCGTCTTTGCTCATGTGCACAATTTTCAGCCAAGGAAGAGGATCGTCTGGGTTTGCATGTTGAGAAATGGAAAGTACCCACAGGATGTTCTGATTGCGGTCAGACCGGTTACCTGGGTCGAGTTGTTCTGACAGAAATGCTTCAGCCGAATCACGTTGATGTGACGAATGCGATTTTAAATCGGGCAGATTCGTCTGCATTACACCAGCTGGCAGTTCAATCAGGAATGCGCACACAGTGGGATCGTGCATTGCAGGCAGTCAACCAGGGAATTACAAGCCCTGCAGAAGTACGACGAATTTTGGGTATGACTCGCACGGAAACCTAA
- a CDS encoding type II secretion system F family protein codes for MNSREGSEPSNPMETKFELDELIALNEEIISLVQAGIPLELGLREMGNELPDRLGKISSKLANRMERGSSLSEAMNSEGSQFPKVYRVIVEAGIKSGKLTVALEEMSNYAWELFHLRRQIGMAMVYPLIVFSLVYGLFLIFLFEMLSRFNMAYEIFRFEQSRPLHFLNTMESTIIYWGLIPPLLLFLFVILWMRTGSSQLLNFKGTSRLVGWIPGVHKIANYYRYGNFSELLSLLIQQNIPFAESIVLSAEATGDDQLVKSANLMAERHLKSQQETSESAKEYGWPPLLTWLLTTKNQQGELSLALKNAADMYRRKATNYTRWFRVLFPIFTGAIIGGGAVLCYSLVLFLPFSDMLKQLAEP; via the coding sequence ATGAATTCGAGAGAAGGTTCAGAACCATCGAATCCAATGGAAACGAAATTTGAACTTGATGAATTGATTGCCTTGAATGAAGAAATCATTTCATTAGTCCAGGCAGGGATACCACTGGAATTAGGTTTGCGAGAAATGGGCAATGAACTCCCTGATCGTTTGGGAAAGATCAGTTCAAAATTAGCGAACCGGATGGAACGAGGTAGTTCATTATCTGAAGCGATGAATTCTGAAGGCTCTCAGTTTCCCAAAGTTTATCGAGTGATTGTCGAGGCGGGAATCAAATCTGGAAAGTTAACGGTGGCATTGGAGGAAATGTCAAATTATGCCTGGGAACTGTTTCATTTAAGACGTCAGATCGGCATGGCAATGGTTTATCCGCTGATCGTATTTAGTCTAGTTTATGGTTTGTTTCTAATTTTTCTGTTCGAAATGCTTTCGCGCTTCAATATGGCTTATGAAATATTTCGGTTCGAACAATCTCGACCATTACATTTTTTAAATACAATGGAATCAACAATCATTTACTGGGGGTTAATTCCACCATTATTACTGTTTCTATTTGTCATCTTATGGATGCGAACAGGTAGCTCCCAGTTACTCAACTTTAAAGGTACCAGTCGCCTGGTCGGATGGATCCCTGGAGTTCATAAAATTGCTAATTATTATCGCTATGGCAACTTTTCGGAGTTACTTTCGCTCTTGATTCAACAGAATATCCCCTTTGCCGAATCCATCGTGTTGTCAGCGGAGGCAACCGGCGATGATCAATTAGTGAAATCTGCGAATCTTATGGCAGAGAGACATTTAAAATCTCAACAGGAAACCAGTGAGTCAGCAAAAGAATATGGCTGGCCGCCACTGTTAACCTGGCTATTGACAACAAAAAATCAACAGGGTGAGTTAAGTCTCGCATTAAAAAACGCTGCAGATATGTATCGGAGAAAAGCGACCAATTATACACGCTGGTTCAGGGTCCTATTTCCCATTTTTACCGGAGCAATCATCGGGGGGGGAGCTGTTTTGTGTTATTCTCTCGTTTTATTTCTACCGTTCTCCGATATGCTTAAACAATTGGCAGAGCCTTAA
- a CDS encoding type II secretion system F family protein, which translates to MVWYRYQGINLKGKNVSGRIHAADRDEVASMLQNQGVKIECIQEEAAVYATSSATSENSMSNLSSGDFEVISEHLSDLTRAKLPLSVGLEAVSHEIENARLRSAVQKLAAQLDAGKDLETVLSESKAPRELCALVHAGIRSGRMSEILADYVAHTRQLGEMKSQLLMALSYPLILVGFALLVLLSMLIWIIPSFKSIYLDFQIELPEITLKLFQMSDFLCTQWWWYLPAALFGIAGCLWLMKTEIGQRVIQKLIYRLPLVGGLLSGITVSRFSHLLALLVDNDVPFIDALKMTGESSSNYEIRTACRQFSQTASTGQAQISSLASLNIFPVTFLQTLSNQTGTSSRIGPKYSVEILNALADMLNSQTRVRITFFASVVEPLIIIFCGILMGGLFIAMFAPLIQLMNWIA; encoded by the coding sequence ATGGTTTGGTATCGTTACCAGGGAATCAATTTGAAAGGAAAAAATGTATCAGGCCGTATTCATGCCGCTGACCGGGATGAAGTGGCCAGCATGCTTCAAAATCAGGGTGTGAAAATTGAATGCATACAGGAAGAAGCGGCCGTTTATGCTACTTCTAGTGCAACTAGTGAGAATAGTATGTCAAATTTGTCTTCTGGTGATTTTGAAGTGATTTCGGAACATCTGTCTGATTTGACACGCGCTAAGCTGCCTTTGTCTGTTGGATTGGAGGCCGTTTCACATGAAATCGAAAATGCTCGCCTCCGTTCCGCAGTACAGAAATTGGCGGCACAGCTTGATGCAGGTAAAGATTTGGAAACGGTGTTATCAGAATCTAAAGCACCACGCGAGCTTTGCGCTCTGGTTCATGCTGGTATCCGGTCAGGAAGAATGAGTGAAATTTTAGCCGATTATGTTGCTCACACCAGACAACTGGGTGAAATGAAAAGCCAGTTACTGATGGCACTCAGCTATCCTTTGATTCTAGTCGGCTTCGCATTACTGGTGTTGTTGAGTATGTTGATTTGGATCATTCCCTCTTTTAAATCGATCTATTTGGACTTTCAAATCGAATTGCCGGAAATTACTTTGAAACTTTTTCAAATGTCCGATTTTTTGTGTACTCAGTGGTGGTGGTATCTGCCAGCAGCACTGTTTGGAATTGCTGGCTGTCTATGGCTTATGAAAACAGAAATTGGTCAAAGGGTGATACAGAAACTCATTTATCGCTTACCATTGGTAGGAGGGCTTTTAAGTGGGATTACAGTCTCTCGATTTTCTCATTTACTCGCCTTACTTGTTGATAATGACGTCCCTTTTATCGACGCATTGAAAATGACTGGTGAAAGCTCAAGCAACTATGAAATCCGCACTGCCTGCAGACAATTCTCACAAACCGCTTCAACAGGACAAGCTCAAATTTCATCACTGGCATCATTAAATATCTTTCCTGTTACTTTTTTGCAAACACTATCAAACCAAACAGGGACCTCTTCACGTATAGGACCAAAATATTCTGTTGAGATTCTCAATGCATTGGCAGACATGCTGAATAGCCAAACGAGGGTTCGTATCACGTTTTTTGCTTCAGTGGTGGAACCACTCATTATTATATTCTGTGGAATTCTAATGGGGGGGTTATTTATTGCCATGTTTGCGCCATTGATTCAACTGATGAACTGGATCGCTTAA
- a CDS encoding type II secretion system F family protein produces the protein MTKRDSFNQFERLLRLENSSILRGSFSFLGRVTKSQQVALLRILAVASEKQLPLIDVLEAFAKDVRGHWRHQIIRLVDLLRSGVPLAEALEKIPSVIPTKAFFLVKAGAESGTLPSALTMAAEVCAEERNERDSLRAGVSYYIVSVLFILTLILSFICYWIIPKMKKIYFDFEVELPALTLDIIRASDWLVKYYWIFPLLLLTIYLLRALLIKTEYLEYRGRPMYFSGIYPRGRAPDVLRFLHVVTDSGRPLMGAFETLTHCTKNRFLSQRFRAILEDIRKGNDCWTSLHDYSLLTPGEVRLLQSAQRAGNLSWALKAIAKSIERRIDYRMALIREYLEPALILSMGCLVGVFVIGLFLPLVELMNNLA, from the coding sequence ATGACCAAGCGAGACAGTTTCAATCAGTTCGAGCGATTACTGCGTCTGGAAAATAGTTCTATTTTGCGTGGATCATTTTCTTTTTTAGGACGAGTGACTAAATCTCAACAAGTAGCATTATTGCGTATTTTAGCGGTCGCTTCAGAAAAGCAGCTCCCGTTAATCGATGTACTGGAAGCTTTCGCCAAAGATGTACGAGGTCATTGGAGGCATCAAATCATACGTTTAGTCGATTTGCTCAGAAGTGGGGTCCCTTTAGCTGAAGCATTGGAGAAGATTCCGTCTGTCATTCCCACAAAAGCTTTTTTTCTGGTTAAGGCTGGGGCAGAATCTGGCACGCTCCCTTCAGCCCTGACAATGGCTGCTGAAGTTTGTGCAGAAGAGCGCAATGAACGCGATAGTCTACGCGCAGGAGTCTCCTATTACATTGTATCTGTCCTATTTATCTTAACATTAATCCTAAGCTTCATCTGCTACTGGATTATTCCCAAAATGAAAAAGATTTATTTCGATTTTGAAGTCGAGTTACCAGCTTTAACATTGGATATCATTCGGGCGTCAGATTGGTTGGTAAAATACTATTGGATCTTTCCATTACTGCTTTTAACAATCTATTTACTACGTGCATTGTTAATCAAAACCGAATATCTCGAGTACAGAGGGAGACCGATGTATTTTTCAGGCATTTATCCGCGAGGAAGGGCACCCGACGTATTGCGGTTTTTACATGTCGTGACAGACTCAGGGCGTCCTTTGATGGGAGCATTTGAGACACTAACTCATTGCACAAAAAATCGTTTTCTATCACAACGTTTTCGAGCGATTTTGGAAGACATTCGAAAAGGTAACGATTGCTGGACTTCCTTGCACGATTACAGCCTATTGACTCCGGGTGAAGTACGCTTGCTACAGTCAGCTCAACGAGCAGGGAATTTAAGCTGGGCTCTTAAAGCCATTGCGAAAAGTATCGAACGACGCATTGATTACCGAATGGCATTAATCAGGGAATACCTGGAACCGGCTTTGATTCTAAGCATGGGTTGCCTGGTCGGTGTATTCGTAATCGGTTTATTTTTGCCACTTGTGGAACTTATGAATAACTTAGCATAA
- a CDS encoding PilW family protein, with amino-acid sequence MKKKYHINQELCFVKNLPCLQRGFTLVEMMVAGVLLMTVTMIIVPAIYWVHCEQRQTEHCQIAIVEVENMMERIAALPFDDINQPAVDKFALSESTSGQLHDPSLAIEITDSGDLPVMKKIQIELGWKDHRGVNVAPVRLTSWVCPKESL; translated from the coding sequence GTGAAAAAAAAATATCACATCAATCAGGAATTATGCTTCGTCAAGAACCTACCGTGTTTACAACGGGGGTTCACACTCGTTGAAATGATGGTTGCCGGCGTACTGTTGATGACTGTCACGATGATTATTGTACCAGCCATTTATTGGGTACATTGCGAACAAAGACAAACTGAACATTGCCAAATTGCAATCGTCGAGGTTGAAAATATGATGGAACGCATTGCCGCATTACCTTTCGATGACATCAATCAACCGGCCGTAGATAAATTTGCTCTCTCAGAAAGCACATCAGGGCAGTTACACGATCCTAGTTTAGCTATTGAAATCACTGACTCTGGTGATCTTCCTGTAATGAAAAAGATTCAGATAGAGTTAGGCTGGAAAGATCACCGTGGAGTGAATGTCGCACCTGTGCGATTGACTTCATGGGTGTGTCCCAAGGAAAGTTTGTAG
- a CDS encoding type II secretion system protein J yields MQRFIVSSMKTHHGSTPGISLVEVVVAMGIATVLMGISMTIINTVMRTERETSKATWLGSSFYRFSRLIRSDIHAADSLDFLDGDARNSPELTIKKAGNEVVKYHVKGSRIFRFVIRKDQQVHQDTFYLPEGSQAYFFQRKRSNQAGISIDQARQFNIPVQKEVNKNEASTRELSIISIIGHDHRLASIRKKQPEEETK; encoded by the coding sequence ATGCAGCGTTTTATTGTTAGTTCGATGAAAACACACCACGGAAGTACTCCTGGCATTTCATTGGTGGAAGTAGTTGTAGCAATGGGAATTGCAACTGTGCTGATGGGTATCAGCATGACAATAATAAATACAGTCATGCGTACAGAACGCGAAACCAGTAAAGCGACATGGTTAGGATCATCCTTTTATCGATTTTCTCGTCTCATTCGGTCTGATATCCATGCAGCTGACAGCCTGGATTTTCTAGATGGGGATGCTCGTAACAGTCCTGAATTGACGATTAAAAAAGCCGGAAATGAAGTTGTGAAGTATCATGTCAAGGGCAGCCGTATTTTCCGTTTTGTAATTCGGAAAGATCAGCAGGTTCATCAGGATACATTTTATTTACCTGAAGGATCTCAGGCTTATTTCTTTCAACGAAAGCGTTCAAATCAAGCAGGAATTTCAATCGATCAAGCACGTCAATTTAATATACCAGTACAAAAAGAAGTCAATAAAAACGAAGCTTCAACCAGAGAATTGTCAATTATTTCTATAATAGGCCATGACCATCGGCTGGCCTCAATCCGGAAAAAACAACCGGAAGAAGAAACAAAATAA